From Acidipropionibacterium acidipropionici, one genomic window encodes:
- a CDS encoding mycothione reductase yields MASEDRSSPERFDVVVIGSGSGNTVFGKEFADLKVALVDSGTFAGTCLNKGCIPSKMFVRPADLAAAVDEAARIGVDLQFNGASFPAIRDRIFSRIDPISAEQLAFRQGLENTTVFTEEASFVDPHTLQVGRRRITADQIVLAAGSRPRVPELLGIDDPRWSHRIHTSDTIMRIDDLPERIVILGGGFIAAEFAHVFSALGSKVTVINRSGRMLRREDIDVSKRFTEQLAWRASLRMSEDLVALEEDAGGHLVVVTVDPYGIDYMYPADIVLNATGRIPNSDRLNLPAAGVDVDDNGFVVVDEHQRTSVPHIWALGDICFPGLLKHVANAEARVVRHNLLNPDALISSDHRFVPHAVFSDPQVASVGATEQTLRQSDTPYVSFTQQYADVAYGWAMEDTSHFVKLLGDPSTRTLLGAHIIGPQAATLIQVAIQAMSFGQKVDDVARGQYWIHPALPEVVENALLGLAKEMDRA; encoded by the coding sequence ATGGCCAGTGAGGATCGCAGCAGTCCCGAGCGCTTCGACGTCGTCGTCATCGGATCGGGCTCGGGAAACACCGTCTTCGGCAAGGAGTTCGCCGACCTGAAGGTCGCACTGGTGGACTCCGGCACCTTCGCGGGCACCTGCCTGAACAAGGGATGCATCCCGTCGAAGATGTTCGTCCGTCCGGCGGATCTGGCCGCCGCGGTCGACGAGGCCGCACGGATCGGCGTCGATCTGCAGTTCAACGGCGCCTCCTTCCCGGCGATCCGTGACCGGATCTTCTCCCGGATCGACCCGATCTCGGCCGAACAGCTGGCCTTCCGGCAGGGTCTGGAGAACACCACGGTCTTCACCGAGGAGGCGAGCTTCGTCGACCCGCACACCCTCCAGGTGGGCCGTCGCCGCATCACCGCCGACCAAATCGTGCTGGCGGCCGGGTCGCGTCCGAGGGTTCCCGAGCTGCTCGGCATCGACGACCCGCGATGGTCCCACCGCATCCACACCTCGGACACCATCATGCGCATCGACGACCTGCCCGAGAGGATCGTCATCCTGGGCGGCGGGTTCATCGCCGCCGAGTTCGCCCACGTCTTCTCCGCCCTGGGATCCAAGGTCACCGTCATCAATCGCTCCGGGCGGATGCTGCGCCGCGAGGACATCGACGTCTCCAAGAGATTCACCGAGCAGCTGGCGTGGAGGGCCTCGCTGCGGATGTCGGAGGATCTGGTGGCCCTCGAGGAGGACGCCGGCGGCCACCTGGTGGTGGTCACCGTCGACCCCTACGGCATCGACTACATGTACCCTGCCGACATCGTCCTCAACGCCACCGGCCGCATCCCCAACTCCGACCGTCTCAACCTCCCGGCCGCCGGCGTCGACGTCGACGACAACGGGTTCGTGGTGGTCGACGAGCACCAGCGCACCAGCGTCCCGCACATCTGGGCGTTGGGTGACATCTGCTTCCCGGGCCTGCTCAAGCACGTCGCCAACGCCGAGGCGAGGGTGGTGCGCCACAATCTGCTCAATCCGGATGCCCTGATCAGCTCCGACCACCGGTTCGTGCCCCACGCCGTCTTCTCGGATCCTCAGGTGGCCTCGGTGGGCGCCACCGAGCAGACCCTCAGACAGTCCGACACCCCGTACGTCTCCTTCACCCAGCAGTACGCCGACGTCGCCTACGGATGGGCGATGGAGGACACCAGCCACTTCGTCAAACTTCTCGGCGACCCGTCCACCCGCACCCTGCTGGGCGCCCACATCATCGGACCACAGGCCGCCACACTCATCCAGGTGGCCATCCAGGCCATGAGCTTCGGCCAGAAGGTCGACGACGTCGCCCGCGGACAGTACTGGATCCACCCGGCCCTGCCCGAGGTCGTCGAGAACGCGCTGCTCGGCCTGGCCAAGGAGATGGATCGGGCCTGA